The Bacteroidales bacterium genome has a segment encoding these proteins:
- a CDS encoding L-fucose/L-arabinose isomerase family protein: MKLIRWKFLVFPILLTGIFIKGLDAQPDIPRKEPLSARVGIYGVGHYTYWDQFPGLLDRMHEKMDVFEEKVKSNGVEVVNFGLGDKAKDAYRVLPEMQAANLDLLFIDMVTYATSSTIAKIFRDLDVPMVMVGLQPLEALNYDEATTQMQLANDDICSMPEFANTAVRMGREVPPFIIGTLHNDPEADKEIAKYCQIAKVLHDLKTSRIGAMGHVLENMYDLQFDPTQISEAFGCHVVMCEANDIVAKYQKVSEKEVEDYKERVLSFFDTPVPKADPITQKLTDKDLYEASKTGVALEKFIEEKDLDGLSYYYEGMEGSETQKVMSSLIVGNSLLTAAGFPMVGEFDIKTCISMMIMDRLDIGGSLGEFHPIDFKEDFVLVGHDGPHHIKIAEGKPVIRSLKKYHGKPGSGASVEFKIKEGPITLMGIGQTKEGDYKFIIAEGRSEEGPIPATGNTNTRGKFFPDTKTFLKRWFSEAPTHHFAIGVGHHADELEQIAEYLDIKSVVVTPPTDNK; the protein is encoded by the coding sequence ATGAAATTAATTAGATGGAAGTTTTTGGTATTCCCTATTCTTTTAACAGGGATATTCATTAAGGGTTTGGATGCGCAACCGGACATACCCAGGAAAGAGCCGCTTTCTGCCAGGGTTGGGATATACGGAGTAGGTCATTATACATACTGGGATCAGTTTCCAGGCTTACTGGACAGGATGCATGAGAAGATGGATGTATTTGAAGAAAAGGTCAAATCCAATGGTGTAGAGGTTGTCAATTTTGGTCTGGGAGATAAGGCTAAAGATGCCTACCGGGTTTTGCCCGAGATGCAGGCAGCCAACCTTGACCTGCTGTTTATTGACATGGTCACCTATGCCACATCCTCGACCATTGCCAAAATATTCAGGGATTTGGATGTTCCAATGGTCATGGTAGGATTGCAGCCTTTAGAGGCCTTGAATTATGATGAGGCGACAACGCAGATGCAACTGGCGAATGATGATATATGTTCGATGCCTGAATTTGCCAATACAGCTGTTCGCATGGGCAGGGAGGTGCCTCCCTTTATTATAGGTACCTTACATAATGATCCGGAGGCTGATAAGGAAATAGCTAAATATTGTCAGATAGCCAAAGTATTGCATGATTTGAAAACCTCGCGAATTGGGGCAATGGGACATGTATTGGAAAACATGTACGATCTGCAATTTGATCCGACCCAGATATCCGAAGCCTTTGGATGCCATGTTGTGATGTGCGAAGCCAATGATATAGTGGCAAAATATCAGAAGGTAAGCGAGAAAGAAGTAGAGGATTATAAGGAAAGGGTATTGAGCTTTTTTGATACCCCTGTTCCCAAAGCAGATCCGATTACTCAAAAGTTGACGGATAAGGATTTATATGAGGCATCGAAAACAGGAGTAGCCTTGGAGAAATTTATTGAAGAAAAAGACCTGGATGGCCTGTCCTATTATTACGAAGGGATGGAAGGTAGTGAGACACAGAAGGTCATGTCCAGTCTGATCGTAGGCAATTCGCTGCTGACTGCTGCCGGATTTCCCATGGTCGGTGAATTTGATATAAAAACCTGCATTTCCATGATGATCATGGACCGTCTGGACATAGGAGGTAGTTTGGGAGAGTTTCATCCCATAGATTTCAAGGAAGATTTTGTGCTGGTAGGCCATGACGGACCGCATCATATTAAAATAGCAGAAGGAAAACCCGTAATAAGGAGTTTGAAAAAATATCACGGAAAGCCGGGTTCCGGTGCAAGCGTTGAATTTAAGATCAAGGAAGGTCCCATCACGCTGATGGGCATTGGCCAGACAAAGGAGGGTGATTATAAGTTCATCATAGCAGAAGGTCGGTCTGAAGAAGGTCCGATACCCGCCACAGGAAATACCAACACGCGGGGTAAATTCTTTCCTGATACGAAAACTTTTTTGAAAAGGTGGTTCTCCGAAGCCCCCACTCATCATTTTGCCATTGGAGTGGGACATCATGCGGACGAGCTTGAGCAAATAGCTGAATATTTGGACATAAAGTCAGTAGTTGTAACGCCTCCAACCGATAACAAGTAA